A single region of the Populus nigra chromosome 2, ddPopNigr1.1, whole genome shotgun sequence genome encodes:
- the LOC133681413 gene encoding transcription factor MYB108-like — translation MDARVRKHGLASTEDHDMGTRKGPWTVEEDSLLAHYITNHGEGQWNTAARCAGLKRTGKSCRLRWLNYLRPNVRRGNITLQEQLLILQLHSHWGNRWSKIAQQLPGRTDNEIKNYWRTRVQKQAKQLKCDVNSKQFRDTMRYAWIPRLIERIQAESQSPVDQSIISTPTYHSSQIDIPVAASESGSDLIGPNFMPEISSNCTYSDSLDAQVSSGSDLTNSQNPPCSHYTQNGACSYPENDSVSWDWDQHGVDMQGMEQGRYGLTGGGDSMENLWSEENIWFLHHQLM, via the exons ATGGATGCTCGAGTAAGAAAGCATGGTCTAGCAAGTACTGAAGATCATGATATGGGCACGAGGAAGGGACCATGGACAGTTGAAGAAGACTCCTTGCTTGCTCATTACATTACCAACCATGGTGAAGGTCAATGGAATACGGCTGCTCGCTGTGCAG GGCTGAAGCGGACAGGTAAAAGCTGCAGATTAAGATGGTTAAACTACTTGCGCCCAAATGTTAGACGTGGGAATATAACCCTTCAAGAGCAGCTCCTGATTCTTCAACTCCATTCTCACTGGGGCAACAG GTGGTCGAAAATAGCACAGCAGTTACCAGGCAGAACGGACAACGAGATAAAAAACTACTGGAGAACCAGAGTCCAGAAGCAGGCAAAGCAGCTTAAATGTGATGTTAATAGCAAACAATTTCGAGACACCATGCGTTATGCTTGGATACCCCGGCTAATTGAAAGGATCCAGGCTGAATCCCAATCTCCCGTGGATCAATCCATCATCAGCACTCCCACATACCATTCCAGCCAGATTGACATCCCAGTTGCTGCAAGTGAATCCGGGTCGGATTTGATCGGCCCGAATTTCATGCCCGAGATATCGAGTAACTGTACTTACTCAGACTCCTTGGATGCCCAGGTTTCTTCCGGGTCGGACCTGACAAATTCTCAAAACCCACCCTGCAGTCACTATACGCAAAACGGGGCATGCTCATACCCGGAAAATGATTCGGTGTCATGGGATTGGGACCAGCATGGAGTGGATATGCAAGGCATGGAGCAAGGAAGATATGGCTTAACAGGTGGCGGTGACTCCATGGAGAATTTGTGGAGTGAAGAGAATATTTGGTTCTTGCATCATCAGCTAATGTGA